From Salvia splendens isolate huo1 chromosome 3, SspV2, whole genome shotgun sequence, a single genomic window includes:
- the LOC121795060 gene encoding peptidyl serine alpha-galactosyltransferase-like, producing the protein MSVLRFLCVLAAAAAALVGGGAAAAGAGTAPYRVHTLFSVECQNYFDWQTVGLMHSFRKAGQPGPITRLLSCTEQERKNYKGMDLAPTFEVPSMTLHPKTGDWYPAINKPAGVVHWLKHSKEAENVDWVVILDADMIVRGPILPWELGAEKGRPVAAYYGYLVGCDNILAKLHTKHPELCDKVGGLLAFHIDDLRVFAPLWLSKTEEVRADKAHWSTNITGDIFGTWWISEMYGYSFGAAEVGLRHKINDNLMIYPGYVPREGVEPILMHYGLTFNVGNWSFSKLEHHDDSIVYDCGRLFPEPPYPREVKVMESDPNKRRALFLSLECINTINEGLLLNHGKHSCPKPKWSKYLSFLKSKTFAELTQPKQLTTKSLEMMEDVHEQKQDVGEPEKPHPKIHTIFSTECTPYFDWQTLGLVHSFNQSGQPGGITRLLSCTDEDLKKYKGRDLAPTHYVPSMSRHPLTGDWYPAINKPAAVLHWINHVKTDAEYIVILDADMIMRGPITPWEFKAAKGRPVSTPYDYLIGCDNELAKIHTSHPKLCDKVGGVIIMHITDLRKFALRWLHKTEEVRADMAHWPKKFTGDIYEGGWISEMYGYSFAAAEMNLRHVISNEILIYPGYVPAPGVNYRVFHYGLEFRVGNWSFDKAKWRHMGVADKCWVMFPDPPDPSTLDRSNKDSLQRDLLSIECAKSLNEAVRGYYRKKCLDPNSLLPPTRETRHPPSLTTPTQKAPDLPTLRTPDHETAGEITTARKIGKLDRTEVTRQDSEVKNETNELSPPEETNQAFTSMRVWIMGFWAFSIIGFLVVMYVMVSNRRGQRKRGKVYKPKR; encoded by the exons ATGTCAGTGCTGAGATTTCTGTGTGTGttggccgccgccgccgcggcgCTGGTCGGAGGCGGAGCTGCGGCGGCGGGGGCTGGGACTGCGCCGTACAGAGTTCACACGCTTTTCTCGGTGGAGTGCCAGAACTACTTCGATTGGCAGACGGTGGGGCTCATGCACAGCTTCCGCAAGGCCGGGCAGCCCGGCCCGATCACCCGGCTGCTGAGCTGCACCGAGCAAGAGAGGAAGAATTATAAAGGCATGGACTTGGCTCCCACCTTTGAGGTCCCTTCCATGACCTTGCACCCCAAGACTGGTGATTG GTATCCGGCGATTAATAAACCAGCTGGTGTTGTCCACTGGCTTAAACATAGCAAAGAAGCAGAAAATGTTGATTGGGTCGTTATATTGGATGCTGATATGATTGTTCGAGGTCCAATCTTACCATGGGAGCTTGGTGCTGAGAAAGGCAGACCAGTTGCTGCATATTATGG GTACTTGGTTGGATGTGACAATATTCTTGCTAAGTTACACACAAAGCATCCTGAACTCTGTGACAAGGTTGGTGGGCTTTTAGCCTTTCACATTGATGATCTTCGAGTTTTTGCACCATTGTGGTTATCGAAAACTGAAGAAGTGCGGGCAGATAAAGCTCACTGGTCGACCAACATCACTGGTGATATATTTGGAACATGGTGGATCAGTGAAATGTATGGATATTCATTCGGCGCTGCAGAG GTGGGACTTCGTCACAAGATAAATGATAACTTGATGATATATCCAGGCTATGTTCCTAGAGAGGGCGTTGAGCCCATCCTTATGCACTACGGCTTAACTTTTAATGTCGGAAATTGGTCATTCAGTAAGTTAGAACATCACGACGACAGTATTGTGTATGATTGTGGGCGCCTCTTTCCCGAACCCCCATATCCTAGAGAG GTGAAAGTAATGGAAAGTGATCCAAACAAAAGAAGGGCTCTATTTCTTAGTTTAGAGTGTATAAATACCATTAATGAAGGTTTATTGTTGAACCATGGAAAACACAGCTGTCCAAAGCCGAAGTGGTCGAAATATTTGAGTTTCTTAAAGAGCAAAACTTTCGCGGAGCTAACACAACCGAAACAACTGACTACAAAAAGCCTTGAAATGATGGAGGATGTTCACGAACAGAAGCAAGACGTTGGTGAGCCGGAAAAGCCTCACCCAAAAATACATACCATTTTCTCAACAGAATGCACCCCTTACTTCGATTGGCAAACTTTGGGGCTTGTCCATAGTTTCAACCAGAGCGGCCAGCCGGGGGGGATCACGAGACTTCTAAGTTGTACAGACGAGGACTTGAAGAAATACAAGGGACGTGATCTAGCTCCCACTCATTATGTCCCATCCATGAGCCGACATCCATTAACGGGAGACTG GTATCCGGCAATTAATAAACCAGCTGCGGTTCTGCATTGGATTAACCATGTAAAGACCGACGCAGAATACATTGTGATCCTGGATGCTGACATGATAATGAGAGGACCAATCACACCATGGGAGTTCAAAGCAGCCAAGGGCAGACCCGTTTCGACTCCCTATGA CTACCTCATTGGCTGCGACAATGAGCTTGCGAAGATCCACACGAGCCATCCTAAGCTTTGTGACAAGGTTGGAGGCGTTATCATAATGCACATAACGGATCTCAGAAAATTCGCTCTACGTTGGTTGCACAAAACGGAGGAAGTCAGAGCCGATATGGCCCATTGGCCTAAAAAATTCACCGGCGATATTTATGAAGGTGGTTGGATCAGTGAGATGTATGGTTACTCCTTTGCTGCAGCAGAG ATGAATCTACGGCATGTCATAAGCAACGAAATCCTGATATACCCCGGATACGTTCCTGCACCTGGTGTGAACTACAGAGTATTTCACTACGGCTTGGAGTTTAGGGTCGGTAACTGGAGCTTCGACAAAGCTAAATGGAGACATATGGGCGTCGCTGACAAATGTTGGGTTATGTTTCCCGACCCTCCAGATCCATCAACCCTCGACCGGTCTAACAAGGATTCGTTGCAGCGTGACTTGCTTAGCATAGAGTGTGCAAAATCCTTGAACGAGGCTGTACGTGGTTATTATAGAAAGAAATGCCTCGATCCCAATTCCTTGCTCCCTCCAACACGAGAAACGCGTCATCCTCCTTCATTGACAACTCCGACTCAGAAGGCCCCAGATCTTCCCACCCTGCGCACTCCGGATCATGAGACGGCCGGTGAAATTACGACCGCGAGGAAGATTGGGAAACTCGATAGAACTGAGGTCACGAGGCAGGATTCGGAGGTGAAGAACGAAACTAACGAGCTGTCTCCGCCAGAAGAGACGAACCAGGCCTTCACATCCATGAGAGTCTGGATAATGGGCTTCTGGGCGTTCTCCATCATTGGTTTCTTGGTAGTGATGTATGTAATGGTCTCGAATCGAAGAGGGCAGAGGAAGCGGGGAAAAGTGTATAAGCCCAAGAGATGA
- the LOC121795062 gene encoding uncharacterized protein LOC121795062: MSLCFQPFHYASKIKYCVRKHTRSLSLGRKNPSIVKVASAETTSTSFLHKQSSDALIGPGNGIGIIGGVSIDFTLTFAKRLKNLLLEEEGSSPPFILCSDPSLSKELSSLDRSSSPFSSAKKEADCSTIVENLRRKRAFLDRSGVCCVVMPCHISHSWHDEIKEGCSVPFLHVGECVANELKQAQLKPLESGSPLRIGVLATNPSLLPTIYQEKLENKGFEVVLLDKATVEHTVIPAVEALNRKDFEGAQNLFKIALQVLLMKAVNRVILASDHLEQLLPPEDPLWTKCIDPMDALARLSLEYARSPETGI; this comes from the exons ATGTCATTGTGTTTCCAACCATTCCATTATGCATCAAAGATAAAATATTGTGTGAGAAAACACACAAGAAGCCTGAGCCTAGGCAGGAAGAATCCATCAATAGTGAAAGTTGCAAGTGCTGAGACCACCTCAACTTCCTTCCTCCACAAACAGTCATCTGATGCACTCATTGGCCCGGGCAATGGCATCGGTATAATTGGAGGCGTGTCGATTGATTTCACCTTGACTTTCGCAAAAAGGTTGAAAAACTTGCTGTTGGAGGAGGAAGGCAGTAGCCCTCCTTTCATATTATGTTCTGATCCATCTCTCAGCAAGGAGCTTTCATCCCTTGACAGAAGCTCATCTCCCTTCTCCTCTGCCAAAAAGGAAGCCGACTGCAGCACCATCGTGGAGAATCTGAGGCGGAAACGAGCTTTTCTTGACAGGTCCGGAGTGTGCTGTGTGGTGATGCCCTGCCATATCTCACATTCTTGGCATGATGAGATTAAAGAGGGGTGTTCGGTTCCATTCCTCCACGTTGGTGAGTGCGTGGCCAACGAGCTCAAGCAAGCCCAGTTGAAGCCACTTGAGTCTGGAAGCCCTCTTCGTATTGGTGTTCTTGCAACTAATCCAAGCCTGCTGCCTACAATCTATCAAGAGAAACTTGAAAACAAG GGCTTTGAGGTTGTGCTGCTGGATAAGGCGACAGTGGAGCATACCGTGATCCCTGCAGTCGAAGCGTTGAACAGAAAAGACTTCGAAGGCGCACAGAATTTGTTCAAAATTGCTCTACAAGTTCTGTTGATGAAAGCTGTGAACAGAGTCATCCTTGCTTCAGATCATCTGGAGCAGCTCTTGCCACCAGAGGATCCCTTGTGGACTAAATGCATAGATCCGATGGATGCTTTAGCGCGCTTGTCTCTCGAGTATGCTCGGTCACCAGAGACAGGTATATAG
- the LOC121795063 gene encoding biotin carboxyl carrier protein of acetyl-CoA carboxylase-like isoform X1, translating into MAAFAGGIGPSGIKIKNLDFGSARPKLRTLQPTLHGVRTHRIVEFDGLVLLQRPKKSIVGFRSSAFEGDSAKASVEDDSKATVATDAVSPLIPNAFEVESLLTVLCDTTSIAEIELKLGGFQLSVSRDLAEQSAPTQPLAPPVTVHAVVETPAQNGSASSPSLALSKPASAQGAVQSLLDKAADEGLVILQSPRVGSFRRSRTIKGKKAPPSCKENDTVKEGQVLCYIDQLGGEIPIESDISGEVVKILRKDGDPVGYGDALIAVLPSFPGIKKLQ; encoded by the exons ATGGCTGCGT TTGCAGGTGGTATTGGGCCTTCAGGCATTAAGATAAAGAACTTGGATTTTGGTTCTGCAAGGCCAAAATTAAGAACACTGCAACCAACCTTGCATGGTGTAAGGACGCACAGAATTGTTGAATTTGATGGGTTAGTGTTGTTGCAAAGGCCGAAGAAGTCAATTGTTGGAtttcgaagctcggcttttgAGGGTGATT CAGCAAAAGCCAGTGTGGAAGACGATTCTAAAGCAACTGTAGCAACTGATGCTGTCAGTCCACTTATTCCGAATGCATTTGAG GTGGAATCTCTTTTGACAGTACTATGTGACACAACATCAATTGCAGAAATTGAGCTTAAA CTCGGGGGATTCCAGTTATCTGTCTCAAGAGACTTGGCTGAACAAAGTGCACCTACTCAGCCTCTGGCTCCTCCCGTTACTGTTCATGCAGTAGTTGAGACACCTGCTCAAAATGGCTCAGCCTCATCACCATCGCTGGCACTCTCCAAACCAGCTTCTGCCCAAGGTGCAGTTCAATCTCTGCTTGATAAGGCTGCAGATGAGGGCTTGGTCATACTTCAATCTCCAAGG GTCGGGTCTTTTCGAAGATCCAGGACCATTAAAGGGAAGAAGGCCCCTCCTTCTTGCAAAGAG AATGACACAGTAAAGGAGGGGCAGGTGCTCTGCTACATCGACCAGCTAGGCGGAGAGATCCCTATCGAG TCGGACATATCTGGAGAGGTGGTCAAGATACTTAGAAAAGATGGTG ATCCTGTCGGGTATGGTGACGCCCTTATCGCAGTCCTTCCTTCCTTCCCCGGAATAAAGAAGCTTCAATAG
- the LOC121795063 gene encoding biotin carboxyl carrier protein of acetyl-CoA carboxylase-like isoform X2: MAAFAGGIGPSGIKIKNLDFGSARPKLRTLQPTLHGVRTHRIVEFDGLVLLQRPKKSIVGFRSSAFEGDSKASVEDDSKATVATDAVSPLIPNAFEVESLLTVLCDTTSIAEIELKLGGFQLSVSRDLAEQSAPTQPLAPPVTVHAVVETPAQNGSASSPSLALSKPASAQGAVQSLLDKAADEGLVILQSPRVGSFRRSRTIKGKKAPPSCKENDTVKEGQVLCYIDQLGGEIPIESDISGEVVKILRKDGDPVGYGDALIAVLPSFPGIKKLQ; this comes from the exons ATGGCTGCGT TTGCAGGTGGTATTGGGCCTTCAGGCATTAAGATAAAGAACTTGGATTTTGGTTCTGCAAGGCCAAAATTAAGAACACTGCAACCAACCTTGCATGGTGTAAGGACGCACAGAATTGTTGAATTTGATGGGTTAGTGTTGTTGCAAAGGCCGAAGAAGTCAATTGTTGGAtttcgaagctcggcttttgAGGGTGATT CAAAAGCCAGTGTGGAAGACGATTCTAAAGCAACTGTAGCAACTGATGCTGTCAGTCCACTTATTCCGAATGCATTTGAG GTGGAATCTCTTTTGACAGTACTATGTGACACAACATCAATTGCAGAAATTGAGCTTAAA CTCGGGGGATTCCAGTTATCTGTCTCAAGAGACTTGGCTGAACAAAGTGCACCTACTCAGCCTCTGGCTCCTCCCGTTACTGTTCATGCAGTAGTTGAGACACCTGCTCAAAATGGCTCAGCCTCATCACCATCGCTGGCACTCTCCAAACCAGCTTCTGCCCAAGGTGCAGTTCAATCTCTGCTTGATAAGGCTGCAGATGAGGGCTTGGTCATACTTCAATCTCCAAGG GTCGGGTCTTTTCGAAGATCCAGGACCATTAAAGGGAAGAAGGCCCCTCCTTCTTGCAAAGAG AATGACACAGTAAAGGAGGGGCAGGTGCTCTGCTACATCGACCAGCTAGGCGGAGAGATCCCTATCGAG TCGGACATATCTGGAGAGGTGGTCAAGATACTTAGAAAAGATGGTG ATCCTGTCGGGTATGGTGACGCCCTTATCGCAGTCCTTCCTTCCTTCCCCGGAATAAAGAAGCTTCAATAG
- the LOC121795063 gene encoding biotin carboxyl carrier protein of acetyl-CoA carboxylase-like isoform X3 has product MAAFAGGIGPSGIKIKNLDFGSARPKLRTLQPTLHGVRTHRIVEFDGLVLLQRPKKSIVGFRSSAFEGDSAKASVEDDSKATVATDAVSPLIPNAFEVESLLTVLCDTTSIAEIELKLGGFQLSVSRDLAEQSAPTQPLAPPVTVHAVVETPAQNGSASSPSLALSKPASAQGAVQSLLDKAADEGLVILQSPRVGSFRRSRTIKGKKAPPSCKENDTVKEGQVLCYIDQLGGEIPIESDISGEVVKILRKDDPVGYGDALIAVLPSFPGIKKLQ; this is encoded by the exons ATGGCTGCGT TTGCAGGTGGTATTGGGCCTTCAGGCATTAAGATAAAGAACTTGGATTTTGGTTCTGCAAGGCCAAAATTAAGAACACTGCAACCAACCTTGCATGGTGTAAGGACGCACAGAATTGTTGAATTTGATGGGTTAGTGTTGTTGCAAAGGCCGAAGAAGTCAATTGTTGGAtttcgaagctcggcttttgAGGGTGATT CAGCAAAAGCCAGTGTGGAAGACGATTCTAAAGCAACTGTAGCAACTGATGCTGTCAGTCCACTTATTCCGAATGCATTTGAG GTGGAATCTCTTTTGACAGTACTATGTGACACAACATCAATTGCAGAAATTGAGCTTAAA CTCGGGGGATTCCAGTTATCTGTCTCAAGAGACTTGGCTGAACAAAGTGCACCTACTCAGCCTCTGGCTCCTCCCGTTACTGTTCATGCAGTAGTTGAGACACCTGCTCAAAATGGCTCAGCCTCATCACCATCGCTGGCACTCTCCAAACCAGCTTCTGCCCAAGGTGCAGTTCAATCTCTGCTTGATAAGGCTGCAGATGAGGGCTTGGTCATACTTCAATCTCCAAGG GTCGGGTCTTTTCGAAGATCCAGGACCATTAAAGGGAAGAAGGCCCCTCCTTCTTGCAAAGAG AATGACACAGTAAAGGAGGGGCAGGTGCTCTGCTACATCGACCAGCTAGGCGGAGAGATCCCTATCGAG TCGGACATATCTGGAGAGGTGGTCAAGATACTTAGAAAAGATG ATCCTGTCGGGTATGGTGACGCCCTTATCGCAGTCCTTCCTTCCTTCCCCGGAATAAAGAAGCTTCAATAG
- the LOC121795195 gene encoding F-box/kelch-repeat protein At5g15710-like, whose amino-acid sequence MWSNLPIDLLANIFSYLPPDSLARARAACKGWRATAELAVPRNRHPPWFLALSARSWGLTSCYAHNPVEDSWHEMDLDRGGASPPPLKPIAAIGGLILMKLASATRLQLAICNPFTAQFRALPALRVARTNPAVGVVEPPGRRSFRIYVAGGMSEAGGAYEPTVEVYDFAAAAGEWRVAGEMPVEFAVRLTVWTPKESVYSGDGVLYWMTSARAYSVMGFDISSNRWREVAVPMADRLEFAALVRREGKVAVVGGTSGGGGRVWELGGGDRWGVVEEVPVELGMRLLGEEMNWGCVKCVGIDGMICLYKDLGSGIIVWSDGKWDWIHGCSSLPSIPIKGILLLPDLARSACSI is encoded by the coding sequence ATGTGGAGCAATCTCCCAATTGATCTCCTCGCCAACATCTTCTCCTACCTCCCCCCGGACTCCCTGGCCCGGGCCCGCGCCGCCTGCAAAGGCTGGCGCGCGACGGCCGAGTTGGCGGTTCCACGGAATCGCCACCCACCGTGGTTCCTGGCGTTGTCGGCCCGCAGTTGGGGCCTTACTTCCTGCTACGCCCACAACCCGGTCGAGGACAGCTGGCACGAGATGGATCTCGATCGGGGTGGTGCTAGCCCGCCGCCGCTGAAGCCGATCGCGGCCATCGGCGGCTTGATCCTCATGAAGCTCGCCTCCGCGACTCGGCTCCAGCTGGCGATCTGCAACCCCTTCACCGCCCAATTCAGAGCCCTCCCCGCCCTCCGCGTCGCCCGGACCAATCCGGCGGTCGGGGTGGTGGAGCCGCCGGGCCGCCGGAGCTTCAGAATCTACGTGGCCGGAGGGATGTCGGAGGCCGGCGGGGCTTACGAGCCGACCGTGGAGGTGTACGacttcgccgccgccgccggcgaGTGGCGGGTGGCGGGGGAGATGCCGGTGGAATTCGCGGTGAGGCTGACGGTTTGGACGCCGAAAGAGAGTGTTTACTCCGGCGACGGCGTGCTGTATTGGATGACGTCGGCGCGGGCGTATAGCGTGATGGGGTTCGACATTTCGTCGAACAGGTGGCGGGAGGTGGCCGTGCCGATGGCGGACAGGCTGGAGTTTGCGGCGCTGGTGCGGAGGGAGGGGAAGGTGGCGGTGGTGGGGGGGACGTCGGGAGGAGGCGGGCGTGTGTGGGAGCTGGGCGGCGGAGATCGATGGGGGGTGGTGGAGGAGGTGCCGGTGGAATTGGGGATGAGATTGTTGGGGGAGGAGATGAATTGGgggtgtgtgaagtgtgtgggGATTGATGGGATGATATGTTTGTATAAGGATCTTGGCTCTGGTATTATAGTTTGGAGTGATGGAAAATGGGATTGGATTCATGGATGCTCTTCCCTTCCTAGTATCCCAATCAAGGGAATCTTGCTTCTACCCGATCTTGCAAGATCGGCATGTTCGATTTGA
- the LOC121795063 gene encoding biotin carboxyl carrier protein of acetyl-CoA carboxylase-like isoform X4 encodes MAACGIGPSGIKIKNLDFGSARPKLRTLQPTLHGVRTHRIVEFDGLVLLQRPKKSIVGFRSSAFEGDSAKASVEDDSKATVATDAVSPLIPNAFEVESLLTVLCDTTSIAEIELKLGGFQLSVSRDLAEQSAPTQPLAPPVTVHAVVETPAQNGSASSPSLALSKPASAQGAVQSLLDKAADEGLVILQSPRVGSFRRSRTIKGKKAPPSCKENDTVKEGQVLCYIDQLGGEIPIESDISGEVVKILRKDGDPVGYGDALIAVLPSFPGIKKLQ; translated from the exons ATGGCTGCGT GTGGTATTGGGCCTTCAGGCATTAAGATAAAGAACTTGGATTTTGGTTCTGCAAGGCCAAAATTAAGAACACTGCAACCAACCTTGCATGGTGTAAGGACGCACAGAATTGTTGAATTTGATGGGTTAGTGTTGTTGCAAAGGCCGAAGAAGTCAATTGTTGGAtttcgaagctcggcttttgAGGGTGATT CAGCAAAAGCCAGTGTGGAAGACGATTCTAAAGCAACTGTAGCAACTGATGCTGTCAGTCCACTTATTCCGAATGCATTTGAG GTGGAATCTCTTTTGACAGTACTATGTGACACAACATCAATTGCAGAAATTGAGCTTAAA CTCGGGGGATTCCAGTTATCTGTCTCAAGAGACTTGGCTGAACAAAGTGCACCTACTCAGCCTCTGGCTCCTCCCGTTACTGTTCATGCAGTAGTTGAGACACCTGCTCAAAATGGCTCAGCCTCATCACCATCGCTGGCACTCTCCAAACCAGCTTCTGCCCAAGGTGCAGTTCAATCTCTGCTTGATAAGGCTGCAGATGAGGGCTTGGTCATACTTCAATCTCCAAGG GTCGGGTCTTTTCGAAGATCCAGGACCATTAAAGGGAAGAAGGCCCCTCCTTCTTGCAAAGAG AATGACACAGTAAAGGAGGGGCAGGTGCTCTGCTACATCGACCAGCTAGGCGGAGAGATCCCTATCGAG TCGGACATATCTGGAGAGGTGGTCAAGATACTTAGAAAAGATGGTG ATCCTGTCGGGTATGGTGACGCCCTTATCGCAGTCCTTCCTTCCTTCCCCGGAATAAAGAAGCTTCAATAG
- the LOC121795061 gene encoding uncharacterized protein LOC121795061 isoform X1: MMRAVDSAIRSVHTALNSPRLTRISLRAPKSVEVEFDDGSAYNLSAEYLRVYSPAVDSKIRSVGGEKVIAGRRHVGIMSAEPVGNYGVRLLFDDLHKTGIFTWDFFYYLGSNKFSLMRNYLETIKKHGLSRDPKPRK, from the exons atGATGAGAGCAGTTGACAGTGCGATTCGAAGCGTGCATACGGCGCTCAATAGCCCTCGCCTAACCAGAATCTCTCTTCGTGCTCCTAAATCG GTGGAGGTCGAATTTGATGATGGCAGTGCATATAATCTGTCAGCTGAATACTTGCGAGTTTATAGCCCTGCAGTTGATAGTAAGATCAGATCAGTCGGAGGAGAAAAG GTTATAGCCGGGAGGCGTCATGTTGGGATCATGTCTGCAGAACCTGTGGGAAACTATGGGGTGAG ATTACTTTTCGATGACTTGCATAAAACTGGGATCTTCACATGGGATTTCTTTTATTATCTTGGTAGCAACAAGTTTTCGCTCATGAGAAACTACCTTGAAACTATAAAGAAACACGGCCTTAGCCGTGACCCAAAACCAAGGAAGTGA
- the LOC121795061 gene encoding uncharacterized protein LOC121795061 isoform X2, translating into MMRAVDSAIRSVHTALNSPRLTRISLRAPKSVEVEFDDGSAYNLSAEYLRVYSPAVDSKIRSVGGEKVIAGRRHVGIMSAEPVGNYGITFR; encoded by the exons atGATGAGAGCAGTTGACAGTGCGATTCGAAGCGTGCATACGGCGCTCAATAGCCCTCGCCTAACCAGAATCTCTCTTCGTGCTCCTAAATCG GTGGAGGTCGAATTTGATGATGGCAGTGCATATAATCTGTCAGCTGAATACTTGCGAGTTTATAGCCCTGCAGTTGATAGTAAGATCAGATCAGTCGGAGGAGAAAAG GTTATAGCCGGGAGGCGTCATGTTGGGATCATGTCTGCAGAACCTGTGGGAAACTATGGG ATTACTTTTCGATGA